The Sporosarcina ureae genomic sequence CAAAAAGTACCTATATCCGAAAACCTTTTGAAACGTGTTCATGCAGCACCTATTGAGCATCCGATTGTTTATTGGTTGCAAAAGAATGTAGAAACTATTGAAATACTAGATTCTGTTATATATTATGATTTAACTAAAGAAATGGTAGAAAGTTTTTATAATACATTATGGGATGCGCATGCGGAAAAAACTAAGGCGTCTCCAAGACCTTGGAAATTCTTGCCCATCCCTGCTGACGAACAGTATATATATCCGATTGCACAATATGAAAAAGAATACGGAGTCACGTATTATGAATCTATATACAAATACATAACGGTTCTTGGAGTCATATTAAATATCTTTGACTTTGATGCTAATCAATTAATTATATTCATTCAATAAGATGGAAGAATATATCCAGGAGGATGTAAGATGAAACAGATCGATGTTAGGCTTTATGAATATTTACTAGCAAAACTTCCTGAAATTACAACTTCTTGGCTGGCAATGAGAAAAGTGGAAAAGGATTCTATTTACTCGCTTAATGCACAACCGGAAATGGAAGAAACACTTCGTGAACAAAATAAACTTACAAATTTAACAGTCATCAGCAGTTTACTTGATGATCCTGAAATCTTTGAGAAGAACAAAAGTAAATGGGCAGCGGTTGTCGCTCTAAGTAGAGTGAACAGCAATACACCTATAGAAGATGTAATTGATGCATTGAGTAATGTGCGTTTAACCTATTGGCGCTTCGTAAAAGAATTTTATTTGGTCCATAAAGAGGAAATTACAATTGAAGATTATATGCGGTGGAGTGACACAATTAATAATGCATTTGATCAGATTTATATTAATTTCGCACAAACTTATAATGAATATATCAACAGCAAGTTCGATATCCAACAAAGCTTAATTAATGAATTAAGCTCACCCGTCATAAAAATTACCGAAAAAATTGGCGTAGTACCGCTAATTGGAGATATGGATGAACTGCGTGCACGCAGTATGTTAGAAAGCATTCCTGATAAAAGTTTAGAGTCTGATATTGAACATTTATTCATTGATTTATCTGGAGTGAACGTGATTGATACACTGGTAGCACAGCAGATTTTTCAAGTGACAAAAGTGTTATCCCTATTAGGAACAAGATGCACAATTACAGGCATCTTACCAGCAATTGCTCAAGCGTCAACAGAGCTTGGTTTAGATTTTAAGAATATCCAAACGTTTAGTTCTTTACAATTAGCATTTTCAAAAGAATTTTTAATTGTAGAACAGTAAAAAACCAAGTCACTCATAAAGTGACTTGGTTTTTAGTTTTTATTTATGTTTTTCTTGGAAATCAAGCATGAATTTCTGTAAAGCCTGACAAGCTTCAAATGGCACTGCGTTGTAAGTGGAAGCACGACATCCGCCTACGGAACGGTGACCATTCAACCCGACAAATCCCGCCTCTTTAGCTTCTTCTAAGAACTGTTTTTCCAGCTCTTCATCCGCTACACGGAACGTGATGTTCATCAATGAACGACTATCTTTTTCAGCATGTCCTGTATAGAAACCGTTGCTGTTATCGATCGCATCATAGATTAGATTCGCTTTTTCTTCATTGCGCTTCGCAATCTTTTCTATGCCGCCTTGTTGTTGCATCCAACCAAGAACTTCACCCAACATGTAAATACCGAAAGATGGAGGAGTATTATATAAAGAGTTGCTTGATGAATGCGTTTGGTATTTCAAAATAGCTGGAATGCCACTATTCGCATTGTCCAACAAGTCTTTGCGGATAATCGCAACTGTAACACCTGAAGGTCCAAGGTTTTTTTGTGCGCCTGCATAAATCATTCCGAATTTACTGATGTCAAGTGGTCTTGACAGAATGTCACTGGACATATCCGCTATTAACGGAACATTTCCAGTGGAAGGGAACTCGTGGAATTGTGTACCGAAAATCGTGTTATTCGAGGTAATATGCACGTATGCATCTGTTTCTTCAAATGTAATTTCCTTAGAGGATGGGACGCGATTATAATTTGTGTTTTTTGTAGAAGCTACTTCGTATACTTCACCGATTGTCTTTGCTTCTTTAAGAGCTTTATCTGACCATGCACCCGACATAATATAGCCGGCTTTTTTTCCTTCTGCTAAAAAATTCATAGGCACCATTGCAAATTGTAGACTAGCTCCCCCTTGCAAGAATAGCACTTCATAGTTTTCAGGAATTGTGAATAAAGAACGCAAACGTTCAATTGCTTGATTATGTACTTGTTCATAAGTAGCACTGCGGTGACTCATTTCCATAATAGACATCCCTGATTCTTTGAAATCCACTAGTTCAGCTTGTGCTTTTTCAAGAACTTCGCGTGGAAGAGCGGATGGACCCGCATTAAAATTATAGACAGACTTTCGGTTACTCAACAAAATCACTCCTTCATTAATTTACAACTCTAAAACAAAGTATATATGAAAAATCATACATGGGGAATAGCTATCTGCCAATTCACAATAAATTGCTCAATTAACAAGAGGATTGTCTTGTTTGTTTCATTGCGAAAATGGGTAAATTATAATCCAGCAGCATCTACATAAGCATGTAAAGTTTAGATCACATAAAGCCGAAATGAGGGACATAGTATGAAAACAGGTGGACGCAGAAAAAGTTCAAATGTAGAGGATCGAAGAGGGAAGAGTGGCGGAGGCGGTGCGATTGCATTAGGCGGTGGTGGTCTTGGAATTGTCGGTATTATATTATTTCTCATTTTAGGCGGAAATCCGACTGATTTATTAGATAATAGTTCAGCAGTACCTGATCAACCATACGTGGAAACCGAACAAGATAAAGAATTGGCAGATTTTGTTTCGGTTGTGCTTGCGGATACTGAAGACATTTGGTCGGAGTTATTTGCTCAACAAGGAATTCAATATGAGAACCCCACGCTGGTACTTTATTCAGGACAAGTGGATACAGCTTGTGGATATGGAAGTGCAGCTGCAGGACCATTTTATTGCCCGGGTGATCAAAAACTGTATATTGACTTAGCATTTTATAATGAATTACAGAATTCATTTAGAGCGCCCGGTGATTTTGCTATGGCCTATGTTGTAGCCCATGAAGTAGGACACCATGTGCAAACGCTCCTTGGAATTTCAGATCAAGTTATGCCGCTCCGTCAAAAAATGAGCGAAGAAGAATTTAATAAATATTTAGTGAGATTTGAATTGCAAGCAGATTATTTTGCGGGTGTCTGGGCACATCATGCGAAGGGACGCGGATACTTGGAGCAAGGAGATTTACAAGAAGCAATTACTGCCGCCGGTGCGGTTGGTGACGATACGATCCAAAAGCGTGCGAGAGGCTATGTTGTTCCAGAGAGTTTCACCCACGGAACAGCAAAACAACGAATTTATTGGTTCGAACATGGCTTTGAATTAGGAACTATTGATGGTGGAGATACATTTAATCAAACAGAAAAATAAAAATCGCGAACGTCACTAAAAAGTGACGTTTGCGATTTTTTATTTTGTTGCGGCTATAGCAGGATCAACTGGAATACTTCCTTCTTTTTCATTGCGAAGTCTTTTAATATCTACCCGAATGAGTAACGAAATTATTAGAGCCACCGCGAATAAGCCAGCGAAGAATAATAAGCTGCTTTCATAACTACCTGTGGCGTCTTTCATCCATGCAGCAAACATCGGTCCAGCTACTCCCGCTGCAGACCATGCTGTCAAAATATAGCCATGGATGGCCCCAAGTTGTCTCGTTCCAAAAATATCGCCAATATAAGCCGGGATAGAAGCGAAGCCTCCTCCGTAGCATGTATAGATCACGGCTAGAATGACTTGGAAAATAATTGCGTTTGTAGTGAATGGCAAAATAGAAAATAAAACAAGTTGAATGACAAAGAACGTGGTATACGTATTGGGACGGCCGATATAATCCGAAATTGCAGCCCAGCCAAGTCTTCCGGCTCCGTTAAAGATGCCTAGCACACCAACTAAAGCGGCTGCCTGAATAGTCGTCATGCCAATACTATCAATCGCCATTGGTTTGGCAGCGGAGAGAATGGCGATACCGCATGTGACATTAATGAACAACATAAGCCATAAATAATAAAAGCGTTTCGTTTTGACTGCTTGATTGGCTGTCAATTGAGCAAGATCTTCTTTAACTTCCGTTTTACCTGAACGAATTTTTTCAATAAACCCAGGCGGTGCCCAACCTTCCTCTGGCTTTTCTAGATATAAAGAAGAAAATAACATTATTAGGAAATACGATACACCGAGAATATAAAAAGTGTTTTGTAATCCCACGTTGCTGATCAAGTATTCCATGATTGGACTACTGATGGCTGCAGCGAACCCAAAGCCCATGATGGCCAGTCCTGTAGCAAGCCCCCTGCGGTCCGGGAACCATTTGACGAGTGTGGAAACAGGTGCAATATATCCTACTCCTAAGCCGATTCCGCCGAGCATACCGTAAAAGACATACAGCAAAGGCAATGAAGACATACCTACTGCGAGTCCGGAACCTGTCACTCCCACTCCGAAGAACACAGCTGCAAGTAAACCTGCTTTTCTTGGTCCATATTTCTCTACAAAGTGACCTAAAAAAGCAGCTGATAAACCGAGAAATAAAATGGCTATACTAAACGTCAGCTGTACTTGGCTTGTGGTCCATCCAAATTCGTCAATGAGTGGATTAGTGAAGTTACTCCAGGCATAAACAGATCCTATAGAAATGTGAATACCTACTGCAGATAACGCAATCAGCCATCGGTTCTTCGTTTTTTTCATTCGTAGTCCTCCTTTTAACAAAACTCTCCTATAGCTTTAATTCCAGTACCCAAACACTTTGACTAATCGGTAGTGTAAAAGAAATATTGATAAAGTCCCCGGTTACAAAATGACACTAGTTAAACGATTACTGGAATGTAGGATAGGATTAAGGAGTATATTATTAGCAATTCACAAAGTTGTCAATATTATTTTTTCATATAGTTGGAAAAAGATTGGTGGCATCCATGACGATTCTTTCGGGATGAGTGTACACGTTAAAAGCTTCTCCACGAATGAATCCGACCGTCGTGATTCCTAAATCATCTGCTAAATTCAAAGCTAATTCAGTAGGTGCAGATTTTGATAATACGATTTCACAACCGATCTTGGCGACTTTTAGTAAAATTTCGGATGAAATACGCCCACTGAATACAATGATCTTATCTCTAACCGAAATATCATTTTTCAGACAGTGACCATAAATTTTATCTAATGCATTATGGCGGCCGATATCCATACGTGATAATAATAATTGGTCTGGTGCGCATAAAGCAGCATTGTGAACGCCACCAGTATGTCGGAACATTTCTGCCTGTTCTTCCATTTGATTCATCAAAGAAAATATTTGTGTGGGTATCAGTTGAACAGAGATACTATCCATCTTTTTCGCTGTCAGTGCATCATTTGCAAAGATATATCCTTGTCTGCTCATGCCGCAACAAGATGTGATATAGCGTTTATTCTGTAATTGTTCAAAGAAAGGATAGACTTTGTCTGTATTGACGTAAATAAAGCCATTTTCGAGATCAAGTCGAATGTCTTTGATTTGTTCCCATTTCGGTACTATTCCTTCTGAAGCTAGAAAGCCCACAGTCATATCCTCGATATATTCCGGAGTACATACAATCGTCGCGAATTCTTTATCGTTCAGTTTAATTGTGATTGCATATTCAACGGCGACTTGATCTGCTTTTTCAAAGACTTTCCCATCCTGAAATCGAATAATGGATCGTTGTTGTTGCTGTTCCATAATCCTTCCTCCTTTCAGTCAATCGAACGATCGAATAAAAATACCGAAACCGCAATATCATCATCAATTTTAAAATCGCTGAATAAGTGCAAAAACTTCGCCTCGACTAATTGTTCCAAGCCTACAGGTGGTTCTTTTGCATAAACAGCCTGAATCATACTAGTTCGTGCGCGGTGCACCATCTCTTTTCCTTCTGGCGTTCCGGCTATGAACTTTTCAGTCGGAGTCAAATTACCATAGAGAGTAGAGACCACCATATTATCTATAAATATGGTATGAATTCGTTCAGGCCCCTTGCCAAATAAGTCTTTTCGTAATTTACGGATGATATCATTAAACTCATGAATTTTTTTCATAGGACACTTCCTTTACTTATATGCAGAATAATCTAATTATTTAAGAATAGCCATTGTATTATACGCTTTATTACTTTATACTAAATATATATAAGATGGAAATCTAGTATGCGATTGCTAGAAGTTCATCAACCTACATGTAATAGTAAGTATGGATCGGTTCTTTAGCAAGTCCTGTTAAGAAACTATTCCACCATAAAAAATACCGTCATGACGGTTTTTTTATGGTGGATTTTTTATTTGAGAAGGAGGACGCCTGTATGTCAATTTCAATCAATGATAAGATTTTAAACTTCGAACCAGGGTCGACGCTCATTCAAATCATCAATGCAAATAAGATAGAGCACCCTCAAATATGTTATTTGCCAGAAGTCGACCCGATACAAACATGTGATACGTGCATCGTGGAAGTAAACGGCCAGTTAACACGTGCTTGTTCAACACAAGCAGTCGACGGCATGGATGTCAAATTAGCGTCCCCGCGTGCTAAGGAAGCACAAACGGAAGCAATGGATCGAATTTTAGAAAATCATTTACTATATTGTACCGTGTGTGATAACAATAATGGAAACTGTAAAGTACATAATACCGTGGCACTTTTGGAAGTGGAAGAACAAAAATATCCATACGAACCGAAATGTTCAAAAGATGCGGTGGATTTCACTCATCCGTTCTATCGTTATGATCCCAATCAATGCATCGCATGCGGTCAGTGTGTGGAAGTGTGTCAAAACTTACAAGTAAATGAGACGCTTTCAATTGACTGGGAACGCGATCGTCCCATTGTTTTATGGGATGGCGGAGCGAAGATTAATGATTCTTCTTGTGTAGGCTGTGGCCATTGTATTACCGTTTGTCCATGCAACGCCCTGATGGAAAAAACGATGCTTGGTGAAGCTGGATTTATGACGAACATGAGTGACGAGTTGATGGAGCCTATGGTTGATTTGATTAAGGATGTAGAACCAGGTTACAGCAGTATCATGGCGATTTCCGATGTTGAATCCGCGATGAGAGAATCCACAATCAATAAAACAAAAACCGTCTGCACATTTTGTGGAGTAGGTTGTTCGTTCGAAGTCTGGACGAAAGATCGTACAATATTAAAAATTCAACCGGTTTCCGAAGCGCCTGTCAACCAGATTTCGACTTGTGTCAAAGGGAAGTTCGGTTGGGATTTCGTGAATAGTGAAGAACGCATTACAACGCCTCTTATTCGTAAAGGTGACGAATTTGTTGAAGCATCCTGGGATGAAGCGTTGGATCTAGTCGCGAAAAATCTAGGTCAAATCCGTGACGAACATGGTAAAGACGGAATCGGTGTCATCTCCTCATCTAAAATTACGAATGAAGAGAACTACGTCATTCAAAAATTTGCTCGGCAAGTGTTTGGTACAAATAACGTAGACAATTGTTCCCGTTACTGCCAGTCCCCCGCGACAGACGGGTTATTCCGTACTGTTGGAATGGGTGGCGATGCTGGAACTATTAAAGATATTGCTAAAGCGGGCTTGGTCATCATTGTAGGTGCCAATCCTGCAGAAGGTCATCCTGTTCTTGCGACACGTGTAAAGCGCGCACATAAGCTACACGGTCAAAAGTTAATCGTAGCCGATCT encodes the following:
- a CDS encoding DUF2294 domain-containing protein, whose amino-acid sequence is MKKIHEFNDIIRKLRKDLFGKGPERIHTIFIDNMVVSTLYGNLTPTEKFIAGTPEGKEMVHRARTSMIQAVYAKEPPVGLEQLVEAKFLHLFSDFKIDDDIAVSVFLFDRSID
- the serC gene encoding 3-phosphoserine/phosphohydroxythreonine transaminase is translated as MLSNRKSVYNFNAGPSALPREVLEKAQAELVDFKESGMSIMEMSHRSATYEQVHNQAIERLRSLFTIPENYEVLFLQGGASLQFAMVPMNFLAEGKKAGYIMSGAWSDKALKEAKTIGEVYEVASTKNTNYNRVPSSKEITFEETDAYVHITSNNTIFGTQFHEFPSTGNVPLIADMSSDILSRPLDISKFGMIYAGAQKNLGPSGVTVAIIRKDLLDNANSGIPAILKYQTHSSSNSLYNTPPSFGIYMLGEVLGWMQQQGGIEKIAKRNEEKANLIYDAIDNSNGFYTGHAEKDSRSLMNITFRVADEELEKQFLEEAKEAGFVGLNGHRSVGGCRASTYNAVPFEACQALQKFMLDFQEKHK
- a CDS encoding OFA family MFS transporter; translation: MKKTKNRWLIALSAVGIHISIGSVYAWSNFTNPLIDEFGWTTSQVQLTFSIAILFLGLSAAFLGHFVEKYGPRKAGLLAAVFFGVGVTGSGLAVGMSSLPLLYVFYGMLGGIGLGVGYIAPVSTLVKWFPDRRGLATGLAIMGFGFAAAISSPIMEYLISNVGLQNTFYILGVSYFLIMLFSSLYLEKPEEGWAPPGFIEKIRSGKTEVKEDLAQLTANQAVKTKRFYYLWLMLFINVTCGIAILSAAKPMAIDSIGMTTIQAAALVGVLGIFNGAGRLGWAAISDYIGRPNTYTTFFVIQLVLFSILPFTTNAIIFQVILAVIYTCYGGGFASIPAYIGDIFGTRQLGAIHGYILTAWSAAGVAGPMFAAWMKDATGSYESSLLFFAGLFAVALIISLLIRVDIKRLRNEKEGSIPVDPAIAATK
- a CDS encoding STAS domain-containing protein — translated: MKQIDVRLYEYLLAKLPEITTSWLAMRKVEKDSIYSLNAQPEMEETLREQNKLTNLTVISSLLDDPEIFEKNKSKWAAVVALSRVNSNTPIEDVIDALSNVRLTYWRFVKEFYLVHKEEITIEDYMRWSDTINNAFDQIYINFAQTYNEYINSKFDIQQSLINELSSPVIKITEKIGVVPLIGDMDELRARSMLESIPDKSLESDIEHLFIDLSGVNVIDTLVAQQIFQVTKVLSLLGTRCTITGILPAIAQASTELGLDFKNIQTFSSLQLAFSKEFLIVEQ
- the fdhD gene encoding formate dehydrogenase accessory sulfurtransferase FdhD, producing MEQQQQRSIIRFQDGKVFEKADQVAVEYAITIKLNDKEFATIVCTPEYIEDMTVGFLASEGIVPKWEQIKDIRLDLENGFIYVNTDKVYPFFEQLQNKRYITSCCGMSRQGYIFANDALTAKKMDSISVQLIPTQIFSLMNQMEEQAEMFRHTGGVHNAALCAPDQLLLSRMDIGRHNALDKIYGHCLKNDISVRDKIIVFSGRISSEILLKVAKIGCEIVLSKSAPTELALNLADDLGITTVGFIRGEAFNVYTHPERIVMDATNLFPTI
- a CDS encoding neutral zinc metallopeptidase, whose amino-acid sequence is MKTGGRRKSSNVEDRRGKSGGGGAIALGGGGLGIVGIILFLILGGNPTDLLDNSSAVPDQPYVETEQDKELADFVSVVLADTEDIWSELFAQQGIQYENPTLVLYSGQVDTACGYGSAAAGPFYCPGDQKLYIDLAFYNELQNSFRAPGDFAMAYVVAHEVGHHVQTLLGISDQVMPLRQKMSEEEFNKYLVRFELQADYFAGVWAHHAKGRGYLEQGDLQEAITAAGAVGDDTIQKRARGYVVPESFTHGTAKQRIYWFEHGFELGTIDGGDTFNQTEK